The Candidatus Amarolinea dominans genome has a segment encoding these proteins:
- a CDS encoding DUF4258 domain-containing protein gives MDADGLTVFDIESVILAGYISERQRDRQPDEWKYLVNGQALGGAGGPS, from the coding sequence ATGGATGCTGATGGTTTGACCGTCTTCGACATCGAAAGCGTCATCCTCGCCGGTTACATCAGCGAACGCCAACGTGACCGCCAGCCGGACGAATGGAAATATCTGGTGAACGGCCAAGCCCTGGGTGGCGCAGGCGGACCGTCGTAG
- a CDS encoding type II toxin-antitoxin system MqsA family antitoxin has translation MVCDICGKNGAHVRRVSRSYGRGASLFVIENIPIVSCPNCGESYLTAETLHEIERIKLHRRAWAQERPVAVAAFA, from the coding sequence ATGGTCTGCGATATTTGCGGCAAGAATGGTGCGCATGTGCGGCGCGTGTCGCGCAGCTACGGGCGCGGGGCCAGTTTGTTCGTGATTGAGAACATTCCGATCGTCAGTTGCCCCAACTGCGGCGAAAGCTACCTGACCGCCGAAACACTGCACGAGATTGAACGCATCAAGCTGCACCGGCGCGCATGGGCGCAAGAACGCCCGGTGGCGGTGGCTGCGTTTGCGTAA
- a CDS encoding DUF4160 domain-containing protein, with amino-acid sequence MPQISQFFGISIYMYYDEHNPPHFHAIYGKNEGQIGISPLAH; translated from the coding sequence ATGCCTCAAATCAGTCAGTTTTTCGGAATCTCGATTTATATGTACTACGATGAGCATAATCCTCCTCATTTTCACGCCATTTACGGCAAAAATGAAGGACAAATCGGCATCTCACCGCTTGCGCATTGA
- a CDS encoding DUF2442 domain-containing protein has product MLPRVKSVSYLDGYRLKLRFTNKTEGIIDFRQKIVGRGGVFKPLEDIEFFKQVVVDPVSGTLIWPNDVDFCPDVLYELAMNNATSVAQGTNQTLTVLQPQRTST; this is encoded by the coding sequence ATGTTGCCAAGAGTGAAGAGTGTATCTTATCTTGATGGATATCGTTTGAAACTTCGGTTTACGAATAAAACGGAAGGAATCATCGATTTCCGCCAGAAGATAGTAGGGCGTGGAGGTGTTTTCAAGCCCCTGGAAGACATTGAATTTTTCAAGCAAGTTGTTGTTGATCCGGTATCTGGGACATTGATATGGCCGAATGATGTTGATTTTTGTCCAGACGTTCTTTATGAACTTGCCATGAATAACGCTACTTCTGTTGCGCAAGGCACAAACCAGACATTGACTGTATTACAGCCCCAAAGGACTTCGACGTAG
- a CDS encoding XisH family protein encodes MSAKDIYHDVVRQALTDEGWDITADPLRIQFLGVELRIDLGAERVIAADRNGEKIAVEIKSFLRSSAITDFHEALGQYIDYREGLAHIEPDRLLFLAVPIVAYQTFFQLPFGQYMVQQYQLKLIVYHPEREVIVQWLP; translated from the coding sequence ATGTCTGCAAAAGATATTTATCATGATGTGGTAAGACAAGCTTTGACGGATGAGGGATGGGACATTACGGCTGACCCGTTGAGAATTCAGTTTTTAGGGGTCGAACTACGCATCGATCTCGGTGCAGAAAGGGTCATTGCAGCGGATCGCAATGGCGAGAAAATTGCGGTGGAAATCAAAAGTTTTCTGCGATCATCGGCCATCACCGATTTTCATGAAGCACTGGGACAGTATATCGACTATCGGGAGGGGCTAGCCCATATTGAACCAGATCGTCTCCTGTTTCTAGCGGTTCCGATCGTTGCCTATCAAACCTTCTTCCAATTGCCTTTTGGGCAGTATATGGTCCAGCAGTATCAACTCAAGTTGATTGTCTATCATCCAGAAAGAGAGGTGATTGTTCAATGGTTGCCATAG
- a CDS encoding XisI protein, with protein sequence MVAIEEYRKRVQQLLAHYQTPQFLQEGVETQLLVDTQHDHYQLVNVGWDNGQRVYGVVVHIDIKDDKIWLQQNLTDQLVAEDLVELGIPKDRIVLGFQPVYMRKHTDFAMN encoded by the coding sequence ATGGTTGCCATAGAGGAATATCGAAAACGGGTTCAACAATTATTAGCGCACTATCAGACGCCACAATTTTTACAGGAAGGCGTGGAAACGCAGTTACTTGTGGATACCCAACATGACCACTATCAGTTGGTCAATGTCGGATGGGATAACGGGCAACGTGTCTATGGCGTTGTCGTTCACATTGATATAAAAGACGACAAAATCTGGTTGCAACAGAATTTGACGGACCAACTCGTCGCTGAAGACTTAGTGGAGCTAGGCATTCCTAAAGATCGGATTGTTTTGGGCTTTCAGCCTGTCTATATGCGCAAGCATACAGATTTTGCCATGAACTAA
- a CDS encoding N-6 DNA methylase: MNTIKSKQRVADHGEVFTPAWMVEAMLDLVKDETERIDSRFLEPACGSGNFLVQILQRKLAAVELKYGKSDFERRHYALLGLMCIYGIELLADNIAECRANVLEILAEYLHLDGSDELYRAASYVLAQNLLHGDALTMRTHDGRPITFAEWGYLGRGKFQRRDFRLDTLTQSAAYGAEGTLFADLGMHEIFTPHKTYPPITVSELAAAFGDAPQEAA; the protein is encoded by the coding sequence ATGAACACCATCAAGTCCAAACAACGCGTCGCCGACCACGGGGAGGTCTTCACCCCGGCGTGGATGGTGGAGGCCATGCTGGACCTGGTGAAGGACGAAACGGAGCGCATTGATTCCCGTTTCCTGGAACCGGCATGTGGGAGCGGCAATTTCCTCGTGCAGATTTTGCAGCGCAAGCTGGCCGCCGTGGAGCTCAAGTACGGAAAGTCGGACTTCGAGCGGCGGCACTATGCGCTGCTTGGGCTGATGTGCATCTACGGCATCGAACTGCTGGCGGACAACATCGCCGAGTGCCGTGCCAATGTGCTGGAGATCCTGGCCGAATACCTGCATCTGGATGGTTCGGACGAACTCTATCGGGCCGCGTCCTACGTTCTGGCGCAGAACCTTTTGCACGGCGACGCGCTGACCATGCGCACCCACGACGGCCGGCCCATCACCTTTGCCGAATGGGGCTACCTGGGCAGGGGCAAATTCCAGCGCCGCGACTTCCGCCTCGACACCCTCACCCAATCGGCGGCTTATGGCGCCGAAGGTACGCTCTTCGCCGACCTCGGTATGCACGAAATCTTCACACCCCACAAGACCTACCCGCCCATAACCGTAAGCGAACTGGCCGCCGCGTTCGGCGACGCCCCGCAGGAGGCCGCATGA
- a CDS encoding Eco57I restriction-modification methylase domain-containing protein, whose amino-acid sequence MSAQAGFALRGHNPDVLTCIANLSNDEVFTPPEFANRMLDTLAAAWAADHGGANLWADKTVRFLDPCTKSGVFLREITSRLTKGLADEMPDLETRVNHILTQQVYGIGITQITSLLARRSVYCSKHANGKRSIAKGFASDAGNIWFERMEHTWVDGKCTYCGASAKTLDRGEGLETHAYAFIHTDDIKTRVAELFGGNMQFDVIIGNPPYQLDDGGYGTSAAPIYHLFVEQAKALEPRYLAMIIPARWFAGGKGLDEFRELMLADSRLRSIDDFLSASDVFPGVGLKGGVCYFLWDRDNPGQCRVTTHFKDWPVSTTSRPLQEEGVDVFIRFNEGLSILKKVVAVESGETHSLSLPDSQRFDQLVSSRKPFGLTTTFKGNAVKASGDLLVYQNGGTGYVARSSILTGTHLIDKWKVFTGRAAPGTGNRDTYPHRIISTPFIGEPGTISSETYLCISPFDSRTEAEGVLSYLSCRLTRLLILLHKPSQDTTRKVYTFVPTQDWTQKWTDENLYAKYGISASEIAFIEKVVRPMDLSGASEDD is encoded by the coding sequence ATGAGCGCTCAGGCTGGTTTTGCCCTGCGCGGCCACAACCCGGATGTGCTGACGTGCATCGCCAACCTCTCCAACGACGAGGTCTTCACGCCGCCGGAGTTCGCCAACCGCATGTTGGACACCCTGGCCGCGGCATGGGCGGCGGACCACGGCGGCGCGAACCTCTGGGCGGACAAGACGGTGCGCTTCCTGGACCCATGCACCAAGTCGGGCGTCTTCCTGCGCGAGATCACCAGCCGCCTGACCAAGGGCCTGGCGGACGAGATGCCGGACCTGGAAACGCGCGTCAACCACATCCTGACGCAGCAGGTGTACGGCATCGGCATCACACAGATCACCAGCCTGCTGGCGCGGCGCAGCGTCTATTGCTCGAAGCACGCCAATGGCAAGCGCTCCATTGCCAAAGGTTTCGCCAGCGACGCCGGCAATATCTGGTTCGAGCGGATGGAGCACACGTGGGTTGACGGCAAGTGTACCTACTGCGGCGCGAGCGCAAAGACCCTTGATCGAGGCGAAGGTCTTGAAACCCACGCCTATGCGTTCATCCACACCGACGACATCAAGACTCGCGTGGCCGAGTTGTTTGGAGGCAATATGCAGTTCGACGTGATCATCGGCAACCCGCCCTATCAGCTTGACGATGGTGGGTACGGCACGAGTGCTGCCCCGATTTACCATCTCTTCGTGGAGCAAGCAAAGGCATTGGAGCCACGCTACCTGGCGATGATCATTCCTGCGCGTTGGTTCGCCGGCGGCAAGGGTCTTGATGAATTCAGAGAGTTGATGCTTGCGGACAGTCGCCTACGCTCAATTGACGATTTTCTCAGCGCGTCGGATGTCTTTCCTGGGGTAGGCCTCAAGGGCGGCGTTTGCTACTTCCTCTGGGACCGGGACAATCCCGGGCAGTGCCGCGTCACCACTCATTTCAAGGACTGGCCTGTCTCGACGACCAGTCGCCCTCTTCAAGAAGAGGGCGTGGACGTGTTCATCCGCTTCAATGAAGGGCTGTCGATCCTCAAGAAAGTCGTTGCAGTGGAAAGTGGTGAGACCCACTCGCTGTCGCTGCCCGACAGTCAGCGTTTCGACCAATTGGTTAGTTCCAGGAAGCCGTTCGGGTTAACCACAACATTCAAGGGAAACGCTGTCAAGGCATCCGGCGACCTACTGGTCTACCAGAACGGCGGCACGGGATACGTCGCCAGAAGCTCAATTTTGACTGGCACTCACCTCATTGATAAGTGGAAGGTTTTCACAGGCCGGGCTGCTCCGGGGACCGGCAACAGAGACACGTACCCGCACAGGATCATCAGCACACCATTCATTGGGGAGCCGGGTACCATCTCTTCGGAGACCTATCTTTGTATTAGTCCGTTCGACTCCCGGACTGAGGCAGAAGGCGTTTTGTCCTACCTCTCCTGTCGGCTGACTCGCCTCCTTATCCTTCTGCACAAGCCATCCCAGGACACGACGCGCAAAGTCTACACCTTTGTGCCAACACAAGATTGGACGCAGAAGTGGACGGACGAGAACCTCTACGCTAAATATGGCATTTCTGCCAGTGAGATCGCGTTCATCGAAAAAGTTGTCCGACCGATGGATCTCAGTGGGGCCTCTGAGGATGACTAA
- a CDS encoding Fic family protein, giving the protein MTPLEKFYTDDPRWHEKIGDIHALLERVKISEEQSGDVLHLRKLSRILSIHASTAIEGNRLTLGQVTDVVNGKPVWGPPKDIKEVQNAWHAYNEITRYDPWSVGDLLIAHAHLTDALIGESGQFRTVRVAVVRGDGTVMHRGAPAAQVPALVEQLLHWGKSSEAHPLIKSSAVHYMLEHIHPFRDGNGRIGRLWQTLVLSRWNPLFAWMPIETLVHHNQALYYKALQDSHAGAVDCRPFIGFMLDAIANSLYKYIDVATETMNTAPGDVGVNIGVNVGVSDAILELLTQQPHLSARELAALLNKATRTVERHLKTLREQGRLQRVGSDKAGHWVVIEGPQ; this is encoded by the coding sequence ATGACGCCGCTGGAGAAGTTCTACACGGACGATCCTCGCTGGCACGAAAAGATCGGCGACATCCACGCCCTGCTTGAGCGCGTCAAGATCAGCGAGGAACAGTCCGGCGATGTGCTGCACCTGCGCAAGCTGAGCCGCATCCTCTCGATTCATGCCTCCACCGCCATCGAAGGCAACCGGCTCACCCTGGGCCAGGTCACCGATGTCGTCAACGGCAAACCCGTCTGGGGACCGCCCAAGGACATCAAAGAGGTGCAGAACGCGTGGCACGCCTACAACGAAATCACCCGCTATGACCCCTGGTCGGTGGGCGACTTGCTGATAGCCCACGCGCACCTGACCGACGCACTCATCGGGGAGTCGGGCCAGTTCCGCACGGTCCGCGTGGCCGTCGTGCGCGGCGACGGCACGGTGATGCATCGCGGCGCGCCGGCGGCGCAAGTTCCCGCTCTCGTTGAGCAGCTCCTGCACTGGGGCAAGAGCAGCGAGGCGCACCCGCTCATCAAAAGTTCCGCCGTCCACTACATGCTGGAACACATCCACCCCTTTCGCGATGGTAACGGCAGAATCGGGCGGCTGTGGCAGACGCTGGTTCTTTCCAGATGGAATCCGCTGTTCGCCTGGATGCCGATCGAAACCCTGGTCCACCACAACCAGGCGCTGTACTACAAGGCGCTGCAGGATTCGCATGCCGGCGCGGTGGATTGCCGCCCGTTCATTGGCTTCATGCTCGATGCCATTGCCAATTCGCTGTACAAATACATTGATGTGGCAACTGAGACCATGAACACCGCCCCCGGAGATGTCGGTGTAAATATCGGTGTAAATGTCGGTGTAAGCGACGCGATTCTGGAATTGCTGACGCAGCAACCCCACTTGTCCGCCAGGGAGTTGGCGGCCCTGCTGAACAAGGCCACGCGAACCGTGGAACGCCATCTCAAAACACTCCGCGAACAGGGCCGGCTGCAACGTGTCGGTTCCGACAAGGCCGGCCATTGGGTAGTCATCGAGGGGCCGCAATGA
- a CDS encoding cupin domain-containing protein: MTTAIFHDKDPYAEPLFVDKDGRILRFALKPGQSVQEHVAPHSPVYIVVLKGVGVFSGGDNREQRSGPGTLLVFSVGEAHAIRAEDEELVFVTFLHGAPGAQ; the protein is encoded by the coding sequence ATGACAACTGCGATCTTTCACGACAAGGACCCCTATGCTGAGCCTCTTTTTGTTGATAAGGATGGTCGCATCTTGCGATTTGCACTAAAGCCCGGGCAGTCAGTGCAAGAGCATGTGGCCCCACACTCGCCAGTGTATATCGTCGTTCTTAAGGGAGTCGGAGTGTTTTCGGGTGGCGATAATCGGGAGCAACGCAGCGGGCCTGGCACGCTGTTGGTTTTTAGCGTGGGGGAAGCACACGCAATTCGGGCAGAAGATGAAGAGCTGGTTTTCGTGACATTCCTACACGGCGCCCCCGGAGCGCAGTAA
- a CDS encoding DegV family protein produces the protein MEKMTIRIVTDSTCDLPNRTVSRHSITVIPLTINVGAKSFMDGVDLTRSEFYAQLPNFNPHPKTAAPGPEVFTQAFGRLADDGAQAILSIHISETLSATVNSARIAAEQFKRIPVTVLDSGQLSLGLGFIVEHAAQLAGSGKEAQEINSALNNLMKRTHVFASLKTLEYLRRSGRMNFALATFGELLQLKPLLHMNMGQATAHRTRTQKRATARLLEWLSERAPYEKLAILHAGVQEEAEALHQQALSYFPQGEVLIAQITPVLGAHLGIGALGFACVSKE, from the coding sequence ATGGAAAAGATGACCATACGCATTGTCACTGATAGCACTTGTGATCTACCCAATAGGACTGTCAGCCGACATTCCATCACTGTCATTCCGTTAACGATTAACGTGGGCGCTAAATCTTTTATGGATGGTGTTGACCTGACGCGCAGTGAGTTCTATGCCCAATTACCGAATTTCAATCCACATCCCAAAACAGCCGCTCCTGGTCCAGAAGTTTTTACGCAAGCCTTCGGGCGTCTGGCAGACGACGGCGCGCAAGCCATTCTGTCCATTCACATCTCGGAAACGTTGAGCGCCACCGTCAACTCGGCGCGCATCGCTGCAGAGCAGTTCAAGCGCATCCCCGTCACCGTACTGGATTCGGGTCAACTCAGCCTCGGGCTGGGATTCATCGTCGAGCACGCCGCGCAATTGGCGGGGTCAGGAAAAGAAGCGCAGGAAATTAACTCCGCCTTGAATAATCTGATGAAGCGCACCCACGTCTTCGCCTCGCTAAAAACGCTCGAATATCTTCGCCGCAGTGGACGGATGAATTTTGCACTGGCAACGTTCGGCGAACTTTTACAACTCAAGCCTTTGCTTCACATGAACATGGGCCAAGCCACCGCGCACCGCACGCGCACACAAAAGCGTGCTACCGCCCGTCTACTCGAATGGCTGTCGGAACGTGCGCCCTACGAAAAACTCGCCATCCTGCATGCGGGCGTTCAGGAAGAAGCCGAAGCCTTGCATCAGCAGGCGCTTTCCTATTTTCCGCAAGGCGAAGTTCTCATTGCGCAAATCACGCCTGTCCTCGGCGCGCATCTCGGCATCGGCGCGCTCGGATTTGCCTGCGTCTCAAAGGAGTAA
- a CDS encoding DUF1475 family protein, whose translation MKLAKLISILGILAMTAVLVNGFTRGDFFGEGSQLFAMPWGIVSLVDLYTGFILFSGWIIYREKSLLVAILWTIAMMTLGFWAGSLYAFIALQTSENDWRKFWMGKHAW comes from the coding sequence ATGAAACTCGCAAAACTCATTTCCATTCTCGGCATACTTGCCATGACCGCCGTGCTCGTCAACGGCTTCACGCGCGGCGACTTCTTTGGCGAAGGCAGTCAACTCTTTGCCATGCCGTGGGGCATCGTCTCACTCGTGGACCTGTACACGGGCTTCATACTGTTCTCGGGCTGGATCATCTATCGCGAAAAATCACTGCTCGTCGCCATTCTGTGGACGATTGCCATGATGACGCTCGGATTCTGGGCGGGTAGTCTGTACGCCTTCATTGCTCTGCAAACCAGCGAAAACGACTGGCGCAAATTCTGGATGGGAAAACATGCCTGGTAA
- a CDS encoding DUF3159 domain-containing protein, which yields MPGKARELLDEFRTVAGNVGLLDTILPSILFLLLNGLAGFNAAMIGALGMALLIAVLRLRRKQPLIYALAGMASVGLAITLAYLLGRSEGYFLPNIVNSVLMLALALVSLAIGKPMVAWTSYLARRWPLGWYWHARVRPAYAEVTLGWIVFFSLRLFWQVTLFQGRNVSQLALVNGLTGWPATIVLLIVSYLYGTWRLATLRGPSVEEFRNNIPAPWQGQRRGF from the coding sequence ATGCCTGGTAAAGCGCGCGAACTGCTGGATGAATTCCGCACGGTTGCGGGGAATGTCGGCCTGCTGGATACGATCCTGCCGTCCATTCTGTTTTTATTGCTGAACGGGTTGGCGGGATTCAATGCCGCGATGATCGGAGCGCTGGGAATGGCCTTGTTGATCGCCGTCCTCCGGCTTCGCCGAAAACAACCGCTAATCTATGCGCTGGCGGGCATGGCAAGTGTTGGGCTGGCAATCACGCTGGCTTACCTGCTCGGCCGTTCCGAAGGCTACTTTCTCCCTAACATTGTCAACAGCGTGCTTATGCTTGCCCTTGCGTTGGTCAGTCTGGCCATCGGCAAGCCGATGGTGGCATGGACGAGTTACCTCGCCCGCCGCTGGCCGCTCGGCTGGTACTGGCATGCCCGCGTCCGCCCTGCCTATGCAGAAGTGACACTGGGCTGGATTGTGTTCTTCTCCCTGCGTCTCTTTTGGCAAGTGACCCTTTTTCAAGGACGCAACGTCAGCCAACTCGCCCTCGTCAACGGGCTGACAGGCTGGCCCGCGACCATCGTTCTGCTCATCGTAAGTTACCTGTACGGAACCTGGCGACTCGCAACGCTGCGCGGCCCCAGTGTGGAGGAATTTCGTAACAACATTCCTGCCCCCTGGCAAGGTCAACGGCGCGGGTTTTAA
- a CDS encoding DUF1295 domain-containing protein, translated as MKTTDRNALIAFPILILVGFLIALAGSQGGVLIFGVPLFALSVGLAFLIQWLAFIPAYLLQTEKFFDLTGSITYISVISIAITFSAGVDVRSLLLSALVVIWAIRLGSFLFGRIKKAGKDDRFDELKPSFIRFLNVWTIQGLWVTFTMAAALVAITTTTRKELDVFAIVGFLIWIFGFAIEVMADSQKSRFSANPENKGKFIQTGLWSRSRHPNYFGEIILWIGIAVIAFPVLQGWQWVALISPVFVTLLLTRVSGVPLLENKADKKWGGQEDYESYKKRTPVLIPGLRS; from the coding sequence ATGAAAACAACAGATCGCAATGCACTGATCGCATTTCCCATTTTGATATTGGTTGGATTTCTAATCGCTTTAGCGGGCAGTCAAGGTGGGGTTTTGATTTTTGGAGTTCCATTATTTGCTTTGTCAGTCGGGCTGGCCTTTCTGATCCAGTGGCTGGCATTTATTCCCGCCTATTTGCTACAGACTGAAAAATTCTTCGATCTGACGGGGAGCATCACTTATATTTCCGTCATCTCCATTGCCATTACTTTTAGCGCAGGCGTTGATGTCAGATCACTCCTTCTATCGGCCCTTGTAGTCATCTGGGCAATCCGTCTGGGCAGTTTCTTGTTCGGTCGCATCAAGAAAGCAGGAAAGGATGACCGTTTTGACGAGCTAAAACCTTCCTTCATCCGATTCCTAAACGTTTGGACGATCCAGGGCTTGTGGGTCACGTTCACAATGGCTGCTGCGCTGGTTGCCATTACAACAACCACCCGCAAAGAACTGGATGTATTTGCCATTGTCGGTTTTCTGATATGGATTTTCGGCTTTGCTATTGAGGTTATGGCCGACTCCCAAAAAAGTCGCTTCAGCGCAAACCCAGAAAACAAAGGCAAGTTTATTCAAACAGGTTTATGGTCTCGATCTCGCCATCCCAATTACTTTGGTGAGATCATTCTTTGGATCGGCATAGCGGTAATCGCTTTTCCCGTGCTGCAAGGTTGGCAGTGGGTCGCCCTGATTTCTCCTGTTTTCGTCACACTTCTTCTTACTCGTGTCAGTGGAGTTCCATTACTTGAAAATAAGGCGGATAAGAAATGGGGTGGTCAAGAAGATTACGAGTCTTATAAAAAGAGAACGCCAGTATTGATTCCTGGATTGCGATCCTAG
- a CDS encoding DUF1003 domain-containing protein: protein MQQSRSNHEEQADHAGDNPALSKVIERNIRTIIALRLKAASERSLQDRIADAITSFSGHMVFVYVHLVWFSVWILLNTGRVGVRPFDPFPYGLLTMVVSLEAIFLATFVLISQNRLSQEAERRADLDLHIGLLTEHELTRVLQMLDAIQDKMGIANHVDSELADLEMETKPEDVLAEIERLLRRALSRNEPTA, encoded by the coding sequence ATGCAGCAGAGCCGCTCGAACCACGAGGAACAAGCCGACCACGCCGGAGACAATCCAGCCCTGTCTAAGGTCATTGAGCGGAACATTCGCACCATTATCGCCCTCCGCCTGAAGGCGGCCAGTGAACGCAGCCTGCAAGACCGGATCGCCGACGCCATCACCTCTTTTTCGGGGCACATGGTGTTTGTGTACGTGCATCTCGTGTGGTTTAGCGTTTGGATTCTTCTCAACACCGGACGGGTCGGGGTGCGTCCTTTCGATCCCTTCCCCTACGGACTGTTGACCATGGTCGTATCCCTGGAAGCGATTTTTCTGGCAACTTTTGTGCTGATCAGCCAGAACCGCCTGAGCCAAGAAGCCGAGCGCCGCGCCGACTTGGATTTGCACATCGGGCTGCTGACTGAACATGAGTTGACACGCGTGTTGCAAATGCTCGATGCCATTCAAGACAAGATGGGCATCGCCAACCATGTAGACAGCGAACTTGCCGACCTGGAAATGGAAACCAAACCTGAAGATGTGCTGGCTGAAATTGAGCGCCTTCTGCGGCGGGCGCTCAGCAGAAACGAGCCCACGGCCTGA